The following are encoded in a window of Streptomyces sp. 11x1 genomic DNA:
- a CDS encoding GlsB/YeaQ/YmgE family stress response membrane protein: MGWLWAIIVGFVLGLLAKAILPGKQHSPLWLTTIFGMLGAVLGNAIARGFGVEETAGIDWSRHIFQLVAAIAIVALGDMAYMATLGKRKQRRV; this comes from the coding sequence ATGGGCTGGTTGTGGGCGATCATCGTGGGATTCGTACTGGGCCTGCTGGCCAAGGCGATCCTCCCGGGCAAGCAGCACAGCCCGCTCTGGCTGACGACGATCTTCGGCATGCTGGGCGCCGTCCTCGGCAACGCGATCGCACGCGGCTTCGGCGTTGAGGAGACCGCCGGCATCGACTGGAGCCGCCACATCTTCCAGCTGGTCGCCGCGATCGCCATCGTGGCCCTGGGCGACATGGCGTACATGGCGACCCTGGGCAAGAGAAAACAACGACGGGTCTGA
- a CDS encoding CoA transferase yields the protein MTDMDGVWAALGGDPTLLPRVSTVVRSGVLDARLPVRELARTCVGVCALAAAELGARRAGLAEVPRVRVDDGAVGTAFVSERHLLVDGRAPVNFAPLSRFWRTADGWVRTHANYPHHRERLLSALGVRVGELPDEGVPAVGSALAERSSLEVEEAVCGAGGLAFALRTPKEWAAHEQAAAVRERPLVEWWRWDGSDASRARVFGTGAEVSAPAAGVRVLDLTRVIAGPVATRTLALLGADVLRIDPPGMPEILDQHADTGFGKRSATLDLTADPRTFEALLAEADVVVTGYRPGALDRFGLSPEALVERRPGLVVAQLSAWGAYGPWAGRRGFDSLVQVATGIAAVEGSREQPGALPVQALDHGTGYLLAAAVLRALTERVDGGGGSVVRLALARTAAWLTDDVEPGPDSHRSGDEHAGHDGPEAWLAERDSPLGRLRYARSPVSFEGGPEDWTRPPGVWGADEARWGRVESSRH from the coding sequence ATGACTGACATGGATGGTGTGTGGGCGGCCCTGGGCGGCGATCCCACTCTGCTGCCGAGGGTCTCGACCGTCGTACGGAGCGGGGTGCTCGACGCCCGGCTGCCGGTACGGGAGCTGGCGCGGACCTGCGTCGGGGTGTGCGCGCTGGCGGCGGCCGAGTTGGGCGCGCGCCGGGCCGGGCTCGCCGAGGTCCCCCGGGTGCGGGTGGACGACGGCGCGGTCGGCACCGCCTTCGTGAGTGAACGTCATCTGCTCGTCGACGGGCGGGCGCCGGTCAACTTCGCGCCACTGTCGCGGTTCTGGCGGACGGCGGACGGTTGGGTGCGGACGCACGCGAACTATCCGCATCACCGGGAGCGGCTGCTGTCCGCGCTGGGGGTGCGTGTCGGTGAGCTGCCTGACGAGGGGGTGCCCGCCGTCGGGTCGGCACTCGCCGAACGGTCGTCCCTGGAGGTCGAGGAGGCCGTGTGCGGGGCCGGGGGTCTGGCGTTCGCCCTGCGGACGCCGAAGGAGTGGGCGGCGCACGAGCAGGCGGCGGCCGTACGGGAGCGTCCGCTGGTCGAGTGGTGGCGGTGGGACGGCTCCGACGCGTCACGCGCGCGTGTGTTCGGTACCGGGGCGGAGGTGTCCGCGCCGGCCGCCGGGGTGCGTGTCCTGGACCTGACCCGGGTCATAGCGGGACCGGTCGCCACCCGCACGCTCGCCCTGCTGGGCGCGGACGTGCTGCGGATCGACCCGCCGGGGATGCCCGAGATCCTCGACCAGCACGCCGACACGGGTTTCGGGAAGAGGTCGGCGACGCTCGATCTGACCGCGGACCCCAGGACCTTCGAGGCACTGCTCGCGGAGGCGGACGTCGTCGTCACCGGGTACCGGCCCGGCGCGCTGGACCGGTTCGGGCTGTCGCCCGAGGCGCTGGTCGAGCGGCGGCCCGGGCTGGTCGTGGCCCAGCTCTCGGCGTGGGGCGCGTACGGGCCGTGGGCGGGGCGGCGAGGCTTCGACAGCCTGGTGCAGGTGGCCACGGGCATCGCGGCGGTCGAGGGGTCCCGGGAACAGCCGGGCGCGCTGCCCGTGCAGGCGCTGGACCACGGGACGGGCTATCTGCTGGCGGCGGCCGTGCTGCGGGCGCTCACCGAGCGGGTGGACGGGGGCGGCGGTAGCGTCGTGCGGCTGGCGCTCGCGCGTACGGCGGCCTGGTTGACGGACGACGTCGAGCCCGGCCCGGACAGCCACCGGAGCGGTGACGAACACGCGGGCCACGACGGCCCGGAGGCGTGGCTCGCCGAGCGGGACAGCCCGCTGGGACGGCTGCGGTACGCGCGGTCGCCGGTCTCCTTCGAGGGCGGGCCGGAGGACTGGACACGGCCGCCCGGGGTCTGGGGAGCGGACGAGGCGCGCTGGGGTCGCGTCGAGTCGAGTCGGCATTGA
- a CDS encoding lysoplasmalogenase — translation MRRGRESVLLIAFGVVVGVDLGSLAAGFDVGHLVAKPLLMPLLAVYAYTRGAPRPLIVALLFGWGGDVLLLSDAEPAFLAGMASFAAGHVCYLVLFAGLGRDRRDPRPGPPAHAVAFGVAYGLALVVVVASLWPGLPVELRLPVAGYSALLTTMAWAATRLGLVAGLGGALFVVSDMLIATGVAEWPQPPRPDLWIMLTYLAAQYLLTRGVLGTPGARPEGTPAEGEVSRPTV, via the coding sequence GTGAGGCGGGGCAGGGAGTCCGTCCTCCTCATCGCCTTCGGGGTCGTCGTCGGCGTCGACCTCGGGTCCCTGGCCGCCGGCTTCGACGTGGGGCACCTCGTCGCCAAACCCCTGCTGATGCCCCTGCTCGCGGTGTACGCGTACACGCGCGGCGCGCCCCGCCCGCTGATCGTCGCCCTGTTGTTCGGCTGGGGCGGCGACGTACTGCTCCTCTCCGACGCCGAACCGGCCTTCCTCGCCGGGATGGCCTCCTTCGCGGCGGGGCACGTCTGCTACCTCGTGCTGTTCGCCGGACTCGGCAGAGACCGCAGAGACCCTAGGCCCGGCCCGCCGGCGCACGCTGTCGCGTTCGGTGTCGCGTACGGCCTCGCCCTGGTCGTCGTCGTCGCGAGTCTGTGGCCCGGTCTGCCGGTCGAGCTACGTCTCCCCGTCGCCGGGTACAGCGCCCTGCTGACCACGATGGCGTGGGCCGCCACCCGGCTCGGGCTCGTCGCGGGGCTCGGCGGCGCTCTCTTCGTGGTGTCGGACATGCTCATCGCGACCGGCGTCGCCGAGTGGCCGCAGCCGCCCCGCCCCGACCTGTGGATCATGCTCACCTATCTGGCGGCGCAGTACCTGCTGACCCGGGGCGTCCTAGGCACCCCCGGCGCGCGCCCCGAGGGCACCCCGGCGGAGGGGGAGGTGTCCCGGCCCACGGTGTGA
- a CDS encoding S8 family serine peptidase, with the protein MAHLRSRRQLALAVPVVLSLTASLGFLPGVASAAPVTESTAATAEGPNLSYVVNTKTDKRTIASVQKAITKAGGKIVVTYAKIGVIVVHSTDPAFGATIRAARGVQSAGATRTSPLTPAGTTDLGAVDMLTDAEAAKVRAASADIPDAEPLEADQWDLRSIGADQAAKIDDGSKKVTVAVIDTGVDDTHPDLAPNFSKSQSANCNGGVADTSEGSWRPYTPQDYHGTHVAGEIAAARNGVGVAGVAPGVKVSSINVTDRASGLFYAESVVCAFVFAADRGVEITNNSYYVDPWLYNCVDDPDQEAIVDAVNRAQKYATRKGTLHLASAGNSNHDLASDAILDASSPNDTTPVERTIDPSECFDVPTQLPGIVTVSATGVKNEKSFYSTYGNGVVDIAAPGGDSRYQIPDTPSKNGRILSTMPNGEYGYLQGTSMASPHAAGVAALLKSTHPWASPKQLQWLLKAQADEQACPTSYDQNGDGVQDAVCEGSPSVNGFYGFGIVNALKAVK; encoded by the coding sequence ATGGCTCATCTGCGCTCCAGGCGACAGCTCGCACTCGCGGTGCCGGTCGTCCTGTCGCTGACCGCCTCGCTCGGTTTCCTGCCGGGTGTCGCCTCGGCGGCCCCGGTCACGGAGTCCACCGCCGCGACCGCGGAGGGCCCGAACCTGTCGTACGTCGTGAACACGAAGACGGACAAGCGCACGATCGCCTCCGTGCAGAAGGCGATAACCAAGGCCGGCGGCAAGATAGTGGTCACCTACGCCAAGATCGGCGTGATCGTGGTCCACTCGACCGACCCCGCGTTCGGTGCGACGATCCGCGCGGCGCGTGGGGTGCAGTCCGCCGGTGCCACCCGGACCTCGCCGCTGACCCCCGCCGGTACGACGGACCTGGGCGCCGTCGACATGCTGACGGACGCGGAGGCCGCGAAGGTGAGGGCCGCCTCGGCGGACATCCCCGACGCCGAGCCTCTTGAGGCCGACCAGTGGGACCTGCGCTCGATCGGCGCCGACCAGGCCGCCAAGATCGACGATGGCAGCAAGAAGGTCACGGTCGCCGTCATCGACACGGGCGTCGACGACACCCACCCGGACCTGGCGCCGAACTTCTCCAAGTCCCAGTCCGCCAACTGCAACGGCGGTGTCGCGGACACCAGCGAGGGCTCCTGGCGCCCGTACACCCCTCAGGACTACCACGGCACCCATGTGGCCGGTGAGATAGCCGCGGCCCGCAACGGCGTCGGTGTCGCCGGTGTCGCGCCGGGTGTGAAGGTCTCCAGCATCAACGTGACCGACCGTGCCAGCGGCCTCTTCTACGCCGAGTCGGTCGTCTGCGCGTTCGTCTTCGCCGCCGACCGCGGCGTGGAGATCACGAACAACAGCTACTACGTGGACCCGTGGCTCTACAACTGCGTGGACGACCCGGACCAGGAAGCCATCGTCGACGCGGTGAACCGGGCGCAGAAGTACGCCACCAGGAAGGGCACCCTGCACCTGGCCTCGGCCGGCAACTCCAACCACGACCTGGCCTCCGACGCGATCCTGGACGCGTCCAGCCCGAACGACACCACGCCGGTCGAGCGCACCATCGACCCGAGCGAGTGCTTCGACGTGCCGACCCAGCTGCCGGGCATCGTCACGGTCAGCGCGACGGGCGTGAAGAACGAGAAGTCGTTCTACTCCACGTACGGCAACGGCGTCGTCGACATCGCGGCCCCGGGTGGTGACAGCCGCTACCAGATCCCGGACACGCCGTCGAAGAACGGCCGCATCCTGTCCACGATGCCGAACGGCGAGTACGGCTACCTCCAGGGCACCTCGATGGCGTCGCCGCACGCCGCCGGTGTCGCCGCGCTGCTGAAGTCCACGCACCCGTGGGCCTCCCCGAAGCAGCTGCAGTGGCTGCTGAAGGCCCAGGCGGACGAGCAGGCCTGCCCGACGTCGTACGACCAGAACGGCGACGGCGTCCAGGACGCGGTTTGCGAAGGCAGCCCCAGCGTGAACGGTTTCTACGGGTTCGGCATCGTCAACGCCCTGAAGGCCGTCAAGTAA
- a CDS encoding S8 family serine peptidase: MTAPLKRSRRLTAIPLGMAMATALLVVPDITASAAESAGSAGSAGQSDAPGLSYVVNVRAGHGPSAHVKKAIAEAGGTIVTSYDRIGVVVVHSTNPGFAAEIREVRGVRSAGATRTAPLPAQSTTDVGTPKVLTAEEVADVEAVDGQDPLEPLQWDLPAIKADKAHEVSLGSRDVTVAVIDTGVDDTHPDIAPNFDRDASANCVTGKPDTSDGAWRPGPTESAHGTHVAGEIAAAKNGVGVTGVAPGVKVSGIKVSTTAGYFYTEAVVCGFMWAAEHGVDVTNNSYYTDPWYFNCKNDPDQKALVEALGRATKYAEQKGAVNVAAAGNENYDLAADEITDPVSPNDSTPSDRVIDPSECLDIPTQLPGVVTVASTGAKGIKSSFSNHGLGVIDIAAPGGDSTRFQTPAPPATSGLILGPLPGGRWGYMAGTSMASPHVAGVAALIKSTHPHAPAALVKALLYAQADATPCTDPYDIDGDGKVDAVCEGPRNYNGFYGFGTTDALDAVTR; encoded by the coding sequence ATGACAGCGCCTCTCAAACGCTCCCGTCGTCTGACCGCGATCCCGCTGGGGATGGCCATGGCGACCGCGCTGCTCGTCGTACCTGACATCACGGCCTCGGCGGCCGAGTCGGCCGGATCGGCCGGATCGGCCGGTCAGTCCGACGCACCCGGGCTCAGCTATGTCGTCAACGTGCGCGCCGGGCACGGGCCCTCCGCGCACGTGAAGAAGGCGATCGCGGAGGCCGGTGGCACGATCGTGACGTCGTACGACCGGATCGGGGTCGTGGTCGTCCACTCCACGAACCCCGGCTTCGCCGCGGAGATCCGTGAGGTGCGCGGGGTGCGGTCGGCCGGTGCCACCCGCACCGCGCCGCTGCCCGCCCAGTCGACCACCGACGTGGGCACCCCGAAGGTGCTGACCGCCGAGGAGGTCGCCGACGTCGAGGCGGTGGACGGGCAGGACCCGCTGGAGCCGTTGCAGTGGGACCTGCCGGCCATCAAGGCCGACAAGGCCCACGAGGTCTCGCTCGGCAGCCGGGACGTCACGGTCGCCGTCATCGACACCGGTGTCGACGACACGCACCCGGACATCGCGCCGAACTTCGACCGCGACGCCTCCGCCAACTGTGTGACGGGCAAGCCCGACACCAGCGACGGGGCCTGGCGGCCGGGGCCCACGGAGAGCGCGCACGGCACCCATGTGGCCGGTGAGATCGCCGCCGCGAAGAACGGCGTCGGTGTCACGGGTGTGGCGCCCGGGGTGAAGGTGTCCGGCATCAAGGTGTCGACCACCGCCGGCTACTTCTACACGGAGGCCGTTGTCTGCGGCTTCATGTGGGCGGCCGAGCACGGAGTGGACGTCACCAACAACAGCTATTACACCGACCCCTGGTACTTCAACTGCAAGAACGACCCGGACCAGAAGGCGCTGGTGGAGGCCCTCGGCCGGGCGACGAAGTACGCGGAGCAGAAGGGCGCGGTCAATGTCGCCGCGGCCGGCAACGAGAACTACGACCTCGCGGCCGACGAGATCACCGACCCGGTCTCCCCCAACGACTCGACGCCGTCGGACCGGGTGATCGACCCGTCCGAGTGCCTCGACATCCCGACCCAGCTGCCGGGTGTCGTCACGGTCGCCTCGACCGGCGCCAAGGGCATCAAGTCGTCCTTCTCCAACCACGGTCTGGGCGTGATCGACATCGCCGCACCCGGCGGCGACTCGACCCGCTTCCAGACCCCGGCCCCGCCCGCCACCAGCGGACTGATCCTGGGTCCGCTGCCCGGCGGCAGGTGGGGCTACATGGCCGGTACGTCGATGGCGTCGCCGCACGTCGCGGGCGTCGCGGCCCTGATCAAGTCGACCCACCCGCACGCTCCGGCCGCCCTGGTCAAGGCACTGCTGTACGCCCAGGCCGACGCCACGCCCTGCACCGACCCGTACGACATCGACGGGGACGGCAAGGTCGACGCGGTCTGCGAGGGGCCGAGGAACTACAACGGCTTCTACGGCTTCGGCACCACGGACGCGCTGGACGCGGTGACCAGGTAG
- a CDS encoding CopD family protein — MNLTRRTAAATKAETEGPARRTGLTGRGTWRAVAMLVLVAVGALIPLLGPRVALDGTGEAGAPGAGGIALLRTVLLAALCVPAGELFVALLVRRVPGAPGQAPRSWAPWAAGAGLVASLGLASVVATGNLVPGSPADIDVGGLYETRDGKLALLEVNAFAAAGLLALSRRPTAQALPLAAVVVAEALRAHPTTDFHDPLVGTALTVIHLTCAALWAGGLPHVLRTLRTRAWRSSGPGTALLGLYARVAAVLLAAVTATGVWSTLRRMPPGTVLDQLTETAYGRALFAKVLLVACVAVLALCARLRLRRTTDDPLDACAPARAEVVVLGAVVAVSALLTALPLPIRW; from the coding sequence GTGAACCTGACGAGACGCACGGCGGCGGCGACGAAAGCGGAGACGGAGGGGCCTGCGCGGCGGACCGGCCTGACCGGGAGAGGGACCTGGCGGGCCGTCGCGATGCTCGTCCTGGTCGCCGTGGGGGCGCTGATACCCCTGTTGGGGCCCCGGGTGGCGCTGGACGGCACCGGTGAGGCCGGGGCACCCGGGGCCGGTGGGATCGCCCTGCTGCGGACCGTGCTGCTGGCGGCGTTGTGCGTGCCGGCGGGTGAGCTGTTCGTGGCGCTGCTGGTGCGGCGGGTGCCCGGCGCGCCCGGGCAGGCGCCGCGCAGTTGGGCACCCTGGGCCGCCGGGGCCGGTCTCGTGGCCTCGCTGGGGCTCGCCTCGGTCGTGGCCACCGGCAATCTGGTGCCGGGCTCTCCCGCCGACATCGACGTGGGCGGCCTCTACGAGACCCGGGACGGCAAGCTCGCCCTCCTGGAGGTCAACGCCTTCGCGGCGGCCGGTCTGCTGGCGCTGTCCCGTCGGCCGACCGCCCAGGCACTGCCCCTGGCCGCCGTCGTCGTCGCGGAGGCACTGCGCGCCCACCCGACCACGGACTTCCACGACCCGCTGGTCGGCACCGCCCTGACCGTGATTCACCTGACGTGCGCGGCGCTGTGGGCGGGCGGCCTGCCGCACGTGCTGCGGACCCTGCGCACGCGCGCGTGGCGCTCGTCGGGGCCGGGCACCGCGCTGCTGGGGCTCTACGCGCGCGTGGCCGCCGTTCTGCTCGCCGCCGTCACCGCCACCGGGGTGTGGAGCACTCTGCGCCGGATGCCGCCGGGCACGGTCCTCGACCAGCTGACGGAGACGGCGTACGGGCGCGCCCTGTTCGCCAAGGTCCTGCTCGTGGCCTGCGTCGCCGTGCTGGCCCTCTGTGCGCGGCTGCGGCTGCGCCGCACGACCGACGATCCCCTCGACGCCTGCGCTCCCGCACGCGCGGAGGTGGTGGTGCTGGGCGCGGTCGTCGCGGTGTCGGCGCTGTTGACGGCGTTGCCACTGCCGATCCGCTGGTGA
- a CDS encoding DUF3099 domain-containing protein, giving the protein MRKHGNVEVFRITGARQGLADDVRGRQRRYIISMSVRTLAVIAAAVLWNVERHVAVVALVLGAVLPYIAVVIANAGRENAPSLPSTFVRAPMRPMITPPAESVPEDSAADPAADSAAGRRSEPRERA; this is encoded by the coding sequence ATGCGGAAGCATGGCAACGTCGAGGTCTTCCGGATCACAGGTGCCCGGCAGGGCCTCGCCGACGACGTCCGCGGCCGACAGCGTCGCTACATCATCTCGATGTCCGTGCGCACCCTCGCGGTGATCGCCGCCGCGGTCCTCTGGAACGTCGAACGGCACGTCGCGGTCGTCGCGCTGGTGCTCGGCGCGGTGCTGCCGTACATCGCCGTGGTGATCGCCAACGCGGGCCGGGAGAACGCGCCCTCGCTGCCCTCCACGTTCGTGCGGGCGCCCATGCGACCGATGATCACGCCGCCCGCGGAATCCGTCCCGGAGGACTCCGCGGCCGACCCTGCGGCCGACAGCGCGGCGGGCCGGCGGAGCGAGCCGCGCGAGCGGGCCTGA
- a CDS encoding cation acetate symporter, whose amino-acid sequence MSSVQQTFLAANEASQHRPLIITLFALFVLATLGITIWAGRQTKDAADFYAGGRQFSAFQNGLAVSGDYMSAASFLGIAGAIALFGYDGFLYSIGFLVAWLVALLLVAEPLRNSGRYTMGDVLAYRMRQRPVRTAAGTSTIVVSIFYLLAQMAGAGVLVSLLLGITSDAGKILIVALVGVLMIVYVSIGGMKGTTWVQMVKAVLLIGGTILITFLVLLKFNFNISDLLGTAAENSGKGAAFLEPGLQYGATGTSKLDFISLGIALILGTAGLPHILIRFYTVPNAKAARKSVNWAIGIIGGFYLMTIALGFGAAALISQDEIIASNPSGNTAAPLLALHLGGVDSAWGAILLATISAVAFATILAVVAGLTLASSSSFAHDIYANVIRKGKASGAEEVRAARWATVAIGIVSIGLGALARDLNVAGLVALAFAVAASANLPTILYSLFWKRFTTQGALWSIYGGLIVAVGLVLFSPVVSGDPKAMFPDVDFAWFPLKNPGIISIPFGFLMGFLGTVLSKEKPDEAKYAELEVRSLTGTGAH is encoded by the coding sequence ATGAGCTCCGTACAGCAGACGTTCCTCGCGGCCAACGAGGCGAGCCAGCACCGGCCGCTCATCATCACCCTGTTCGCGCTGTTCGTCCTGGCGACCCTCGGCATCACCATCTGGGCCGGCCGCCAGACCAAGGACGCCGCCGACTTCTACGCGGGCGGGCGCCAGTTCAGCGCCTTCCAGAACGGCCTCGCGGTCTCCGGCGACTACATGTCGGCCGCGTCCTTCCTCGGTATCGCGGGCGCGATCGCCCTCTTCGGCTACGACGGCTTCCTCTACTCCATCGGCTTCCTCGTCGCCTGGCTGGTCGCCCTGCTCCTGGTCGCCGAGCCGCTGCGCAACTCCGGCCGCTACACCATGGGTGACGTGCTCGCGTACCGCATGCGCCAGCGCCCGGTCCGCACCGCGGCCGGCACGTCCACGATCGTCGTCTCGATCTTCTACCTGTTGGCCCAGATGGCGGGCGCGGGCGTCCTCGTCTCGCTGCTGCTCGGCATCACCTCCGACGCCGGCAAGATCCTGATCGTCGCCCTCGTCGGCGTTCTGATGATCGTCTACGTCTCCATCGGCGGTATGAAGGGCACCACCTGGGTCCAGATGGTGAAGGCGGTGCTGCTGATCGGCGGCACGATCCTCATTACGTTCCTGGTGCTGCTGAAGTTCAACTTCAACATCTCCGATCTGCTCGGCACGGCCGCCGAGAACAGCGGCAAGGGCGCCGCCTTCCTGGAGCCCGGCCTCCAGTACGGCGCGACCGGCACCTCCAAGCTGGACTTCATCTCCCTCGGCATCGCCCTGATCCTCGGCACCGCGGGCCTGCCGCACATCCTGATCCGCTTCTACACGGTGCCCAACGCCAAGGCCGCCCGTAAGTCCGTGAACTGGGCCATCGGTATCATCGGCGGCTTCTACCTGATGACCATCGCCCTCGGCTTCGGCGCCGCCGCGCTGATCTCCCAGGACGAGATCATCGCCTCCAACCCATCGGGCAACACGGCGGCCCCGCTGCTCGCCCTGCACCTCGGCGGTGTCGACTCGGCCTGGGGCGCGATCCTGCTCGCCACGATCTCGGCGGTGGCCTTCGCGACCATCCTCGCTGTGGTCGCCGGCCTCACCCTCGCCTCGTCGTCCTCCTTCGCGCACGACATCTACGCCAACGTCATCCGCAAGGGGAAGGCCTCCGGCGCCGAGGAGGTCCGCGCGGCCCGCTGGGCGACCGTAGCCATCGGCATCGTCTCCATCGGCCTCGGCGCCCTCGCACGCGACCTGAATGTGGCCGGCCTGGTCGCGCTCGCCTTCGCGGTCGCGGCCTCCGCCAACCTGCCGACCATCCTCTACAGCCTCTTCTGGAAGAGGTTCACCACCCAGGGCGCGCTGTGGTCGATCTACGGCGGTCTGATCGTCGCCGTCGGCCTGGTGCTGTTCTCGCCGGTGGTCTCCGGCGACCCGAAGGCGATGTTCCCGGACGTCGACTTCGCCTGGTTCCCGCTGAAGAACCCGGGCATCATCTCCATCCCGTTCGGCTTCCTCATGGGCTTCCTCGGCACCGTCCTGTCCAAGGAGAAGCCGGACGAGGCCAAGTACGCCGAGCTGGAGGTCCGCTCCCTCACGGGTACCGGCGCACACTGA
- a CDS encoding DUF485 domain-containing protein — MATDAPPPAKAEHHLPSPEEFAAVQESAEFAELRRSYRSFAFPLTVGFIAWYLLYVLLSNYAGDFMGTKLFGNINVAFVLGVAQFVTTFLIAWWYSKHAAAKLDPKAEAIKSRMEGGA, encoded by the coding sequence GTGGCAACCGACGCACCGCCCCCAGCGAAGGCCGAGCATCACCTCCCCTCACCCGAGGAGTTCGCCGCGGTCCAGGAGAGCGCCGAGTTCGCCGAACTGCGCCGCTCCTACCGCTCGTTCGCCTTCCCGCTGACCGTGGGCTTCATCGCCTGGTACCTGCTGTACGTCCTGCTCTCCAACTACGCGGGCGACTTCATGGGCACCAAGCTCTTCGGCAACATCAACGTCGCCTTCGTCCTCGGCGTCGCACAGTTCGTCACCACGTTCCTCATCGCCTGGTGGTACTCGAAGCACGCCGCCGCGAAGCTCGACCCCAAGGCCGAGGCGATCAAGTCCCGGATGGAGGGCGGCGCATGA
- the moaA gene encoding GTP 3',8-cyclase MoaA: protein MLIDTYGRVATDLRVSLTDRCNLRCTYCMPEEGLQWLAKPDLLDDDEIVRLIDIAVRVLGVEEVRFTGGEPLLRPGLVGIVERVAALAPRPQMSLTTNGIGLKRTATALKAAGLDRVNVSLDTLRPDVFKTLTRRDRLKDVLEGLQAARDAGLTPVKVNSVLMPGLNDNEAPDLLAWAVEHDYELRFIEQMPLDAQHGWKRDGMVTAGDILTSLRTRFDLTPEGQDERGSAPAERWLVDGGPHRVGVIASVTRPFCSACDRTRLTADGQVRTCLFAREETDLRAALRSGAPDEEIARIWRLAMWGKKAGAGLDDPSFVQPDRPMSAIGG, encoded by the coding sequence GTGCTCATCGACACCTACGGCCGAGTGGCCACCGACCTGAGGGTTTCGCTGACCGACCGGTGCAATCTGCGCTGTACGTACTGCATGCCCGAAGAGGGCCTGCAGTGGCTGGCCAAGCCCGACCTGCTCGACGACGACGAGATCGTCCGTCTCATCGACATAGCCGTCCGCGTCCTGGGCGTCGAGGAGGTCCGCTTCACCGGCGGTGAGCCGCTCCTGCGCCCCGGCCTGGTCGGCATCGTGGAGCGCGTGGCGGCCCTCGCCCCCCGCCCCCAGATGTCCCTGACCACCAACGGCATCGGCCTCAAGCGCACGGCGACGGCCCTGAAGGCGGCCGGCCTGGACCGGGTGAACGTCTCCCTGGACACCCTCCGCCCGGACGTCTTCAAGACCCTCACCCGCCGGGACCGCCTCAAGGACGTCCTGGAGGGCCTGCAGGCCGCCCGCGACGCCGGCCTGACCCCCGTCAAGGTCAACTCGGTCCTGATGCCGGGCCTGAACGACAACGAGGCGCCCGACCTCCTGGCCTGGGCCGTCGAGCACGACTACGAGCTGCGTTTCATCGAGCAGATGCCCCTGGACGCCCAGCACGGCTGGAAGCGCGACGGCATGGTGACCGCCGGCGACATCCTGACCTCCCTGCGCACCCGCTTCGACCTCACCCCCGAGGGCCAGGACGAACGCGGCTCGGCCCCGGCGGAACGCTGGCTGGTCGACGGCGGCCCCCACCGCGTGGGCGTCATCGCCTCCGTCACCCGCCCCTTCTGCTCCGCCTGCGACCGCACCCGCCTCACCGCCGACGGCCAGGTCCGCACCTGCCTCTTCGCCCGCGAGGAGACCGACCTGCGCGCCGCGCTGCGCTCCGGCGCCCCGGACGAGGAGATAGCCCGTATCTGGCGCCTGGCGATGTGGGGCAAGAAGGCGGGCGCGGGCCTCGACGACCCGTCGTTCGTCCAGCCCGACCGCCCGATGTCGGCGATCGGGGGCTGA